The window CGGCGTCGGGTTGCGGCAGGACACGGTTGTGATCCCACTTGATGTAATCGATGGCGTGGTTTTCCAGCACGTGGCTGATGCGGTCGAACAGATAGTCGCGCACCGCCTCGTTGCTCATGTCCAGCGCCTTTTGCTGACGCCCGAGGATTTGATCTTCGCCCCCCAGAGCCCAGTCGGGATGGGCGCGGTGCAGCTCGGAATCGGGGTTCACCATTTCGGGCTCGAACCAGATGCCGAACGTCATGTCCAACCCGTGCACATGCTCGATCAGCGGATCCAGCCCATCGGGGTATTTGCGCGGATCGACAACCCAGTCGGCGAGGCTGCTTTCGTCGTTATCGCGCATCCCGAACCAGCCGTCATCCAGCACGAAGCGTTCGGCACCGAGCAGCGCCGCGTGCGCTGCGAGGTCTTTCAGTTCGTCGATCTTGTGGTTGAAATAGACCGCTTCCCAAGAGTTGTAATGCACCGGACGCGGGCGTGAGGCGTCGGGCCACGTGATGATCCGGTCGCGCAGATGCCGCTGGAAAGACACGGCACACCCGTTGATACCATCGCTGGAAAACACCGAGTAAAGCGTTGATGACGCAAAGCGTGTGCGCGGTTTGCTCTCCATCCGGCTGGCATGTCCGAATTGCACCTGTCTGCGCCCGTCGGGCAGTTCTTCGGCGATCATGCGATGCCCGCCGGACCAGCCATAATGGAAACCGTACACCTGCCCTTGCGTGTTTGTGGCGCCCCTGCAGGGCACGAGCAGACCCGGGAAATGTTCGTGGCCCGTGCGCCCTGTGCGATTCTCGCGGTAGCGTATCCCTGCAGACCACGCCGTACGGTTCATCTGGAACTCACCGCACCAGCGGCCCGAGAAATCGATCATTTCGTCCGACATCTGCGGTGCGGGCATCACCGGCGCCGCCAGCCAATGCAGATGCAGCGACCGATCCGCTTCGAGCACGGAGCGCGACGCGATGATATGCGTCTGCGGGTCCAGTTCGAACGTCGCCGCATAGCGCAAACCGTTGCTGGTATCGACGTAATGCAGGCTGAGCCCGTTCGGCGTTTCTTCGGCGCGGGCAAAGCGGAATTTCGGCAGGATCGGCATGCCGTCCTCGCCGCGGATCACCATGCCCGGCTGACCGGGAAAAGTGCGCGTCGCCTCGGGCGAGATCGACAGTTCGGGGTTCACATCCAGCATGCCACCGGTCACGTCGATGTCGCCGCCCCGAACGATTGTGGCGCAGTCTTCGTCCTCCGGCAGGCGCGGCCCCCAATAGACCACTTCGGCCAAACGGTCACCCCGCGCGCCTAGAACCAGTGTCTGGCGCGTATCATCCAGCCGCCAGGTTTGTGTCATTTTACAGCACCCAGGGTCAGGCCCGCGATAAAGTGGCGCTGCATCGCAAAGAACATCAGCACCGGCGGTAGCGCCGCCACGATCGATCCCGCAGATACCAGATGCCACTGCGCGACCCATTGCCCGTTCAACGAATAAAGCCCGGCGGTGATCGGTTGTGTATCGGCCCCCTGCGTCAGCACCGTGGCCCAGAAATAGTCATTCCAGATGAAGGTAAAGATAAGCACCGACAACGCGGCAATCGCGGGTTTCATCAGCGGCAGCACCACGTGCCAGAAGATCTGGATTTCGGACACGCCTTCGACCCTTGCCGCCTCGATCAGCTCGCTTGGCAAAGCCTTGATAAAGTTGCGCATGAAGAGCGTGCAGAAACCGGTCTGAAACGCGATATGGAACAAGGCCAGACCCTGGACGGTGTTGTACATGCCCAGATCCAGCGTCAGATCGCGCACCGGCACCATCAGGATCTGGAACGGAATGAAGTTGCCCGCCACGAACATGAAAAACAAAAGCAGATTGCCTTTGAACTTATACACACCCAGCGCAAAGCCCGTCATGCACGACAGCGCGACCGCGCCGATCACCGTCGGGATTGTCACCTTGAACGAGTTGAGGATGTATTTGCCGATCGGCGTGTTCTGGAAGATCGCCGTGTAGTTTTCGACGAAGTTGAAGGACGACGGCCAGCCCCAGTAGTTGCCTGCCGTGATATCGCCTGCGGACCGGATCGAGGTGACGGCGACCGCGATCAGCGGCAGCAGCCAGAGGATCAGAACGATCGGCAGCGCCACGCGGTAGACCATTTGCGAGGTCGAGGATGTCTTTTCAATAGGTGTTGGAAACATCGATCAGGACCCCCGCTCGTCTCGGTACATTTTGAACAGGAACCCGGCGATATAAACCATCATGATGGCAAACAGCACGACCGCAATGGCGGCACCGTATCCCATGCGGAACCCGTATTCCGAAAACGCCTGTTCGTACATGTAGAACGCGAGCACGCGGCTGGTGCCATAGGGGCCGCCATCGGTCATGATCGAGATGAGGTCGAACGACCGCAGCGCCCCGATGACAGTCACCACCACGGCAATGAAGGTCGCGGGTTTCAGCTGTGGCAGCACAACATACCAAAGCATCTTGAGCCCCTTTGCATTGTCGAGCCGTGCCGCCTCGATCTGTTCGGGGTCAACGGCGTTCAGGCCGGTCAGATACAGGATCATGCAATAGGCCGTCTGGGGCCAGAGCCCCGCCGCGATGATGCCGTAGGTCACGTATCGTTCGTCCGCCAGCACCGCGATGGGATCGGCGCCAAACCAGCCGATGACAATATTGAACAGGCCAAAGCTGGGATCATAGAACCACGAGAACACGAGGCCGACAACGACCTGGCTGAT is drawn from Sulfitobacter sp. S190 and contains these coding sequences:
- a CDS encoding carbohydrate ABC transporter permease; translated protein: MTTAALPDRKPPVKKSYWRRNQQRLAPWLFLAPGIFMFIVYVIMPIFQSISISFYEWDGLGEATYVGTSNYVELMDDEDFYVSLKNNVIWLVLYMLALPAGLFVALFLNQTVRGIRIYKSLFFFPFVISQVVVGLVFSWFYDPSFGLFNIVIGWFGADPIAVLADERYVTYGIIAAGLWPQTAYCMILYLTGLNAVDPEQIEAARLDNAKGLKMLWYVVLPQLKPATFIAVVVTVIGALRSFDLISIMTDGGPYGTSRVLAFYMYEQAFSEYGFRMGYGAAIAVVLFAIMMVYIAGFLFKMYRDERGS
- a CDS encoding carbohydrate ABC transporter permease, with the protein product MFPTPIEKTSSTSQMVYRVALPIVLILWLLPLIAVAVTSIRSAGDITAGNYWGWPSSFNFVENYTAIFQNTPIGKYILNSFKVTIPTVIGAVALSCMTGFALGVYKFKGNLLLFFMFVAGNFIPFQILMVPVRDLTLDLGMYNTVQGLALFHIAFQTGFCTLFMRNFIKALPSELIEAARVEGVSEIQIFWHVVLPLMKPAIAALSVLIFTFIWNDYFWATVLTQGADTQPITAGLYSLNGQWVAQWHLVSAGSIVAALPPVLMFFAMQRHFIAGLTLGAVK
- a CDS encoding alpha-galactosidase; translation: MTQTWRLDDTRQTLVLGARGDRLAEVVYWGPRLPEDEDCATIVRGGDIDVTGGMLDVNPELSISPEATRTFPGQPGMVIRGEDGMPILPKFRFARAEETPNGLSLHYVDTSNGLRYAATFELDPQTHIIASRSVLEADRSLHLHWLAAPVMPAPQMSDEMIDFSGRWCGEFQMNRTAWSAGIRYRENRTGRTGHEHFPGLLVPCRGATNTQGQVYGFHYGWSGGHRMIAEELPDGRRQVQFGHASRMESKPRTRFASSTLYSVFSSDGINGCAVSFQRHLRDRIITWPDASRPRPVHYNSWEAVYFNHKIDELKDLAAHAALLGAERFVLDDGWFGMRDNDESSLADWVVDPRKYPDGLDPLIEHVHGLDMTFGIWFEPEMVNPDSELHRAHPDWALGGEDQILGRQQKALDMSNEAVRDYLFDRISHVLENHAIDYIKWDHNRVLPQPDAAQTMGSYALIDRLREAFPNVEIESCASGGGRIDFGILSRTHRVWLSDSNDAVERLRMQHNAAIFLPLVVTGSHVGPRVCHTSGRTINIRFRAWVAAQRHMGFEMDPRELTEDETAVLSRVTAWWRENRKWMGRADILRLDSPDDAVIAEQQLAEDDSRFVVFAGKADTSSQIAPRPLRLTRLDPAAMYRIDLVNRDDINHLSRGDTLLKTDAKTVSGSYLMNHGLILPWSFPETMWVIEGTKL